The stretch of DNA TCCATCGCTCCAGTCTGACAGGTGGAGGATGCGGGCCGCACGCGCCTTAGTGCCCGTTGTGGTGTTCGACGGCGAAATCACCGCCGGGGTACATGACGGTTTCGTGCCCGTCGTCAAAGCGGACCAGGTAGGGCGGCGTTCCGCCCTGGCCGCGGACTTCGAGTATTACCCCGTGCCGGTCCGTGGACCCCACGTTCCTGCCGTGAACAATGATCCGGTCGCCCTGTGCTGCCTCCATGGCAATCACCTCCAGCCCTAGGTTACGACTCCCGGCGCGGAGCGGAAAGGGCAGGAACAAAGCCGGCATGGCAGGATTTCACCATGCCGCTGAACATCCTGCTGCTCGCCGATACCCACGTTCCCAAGCGCGCCAAAACACTTCCTGCCCAGGTGTGGGCCGCCGTCGAAAACGCCGATGTGGTCTTCCACGCCGGCGACTGGGTGACGGCCGGCCTGCTGGATGAGTTCGAGCAGCGCAGCCGCTCCGTGGTGGGCGTCTACGGAAACAATGACGGGCCGGAGTTACGGGCCCGGCTGCCGGAAACGGCAGCAGTCACGCTGGAAGATGTCCGCTTTGCCATGGTGCACGAAACAGGGCAGGCAAAGGGACGGGAGGCGCGGTGCGAGCAACTGTACCCGGACGCTGACGTGCTGGTTTTTGGGCACAGCCACATCCCCTGGGACTCGCTCTCCCCGCGGGGGCTTCGGCTGCTCAACCCCGGTTCCCCTACCGACAGGCGCCGCCAGCCTGTCTGCACGTATATGACGGCTGTGGTGGACGCCGGTGCCCTGATAGAGGTCCGGCTCGTAGAAGTCCACCGGGACGACTGACTCCCCGAACATGGCGGGGCTCGCGGGTGCGAATCAAAATCCGGACTGATCGATACGAATCCGGGTTGGCAGCGGCCTGCCTGATTGCCTACGCTGGAACGGTAAGCATACTTAGCTTTCTGTGTTCCACCCCTACCCATCAGGAGGACCACCATGACTGACCAGTACACCTTCCGAAATCCCGTCACCGCCTACGAGAAGATCTCGCCGCCGGAGCAGCACCAGCCCGAGCCCGGCCTGGACGCGGAATTGTCGCCGAAGGCGGATCTCGGCGAGGACACCTACCGCGGTACAGGGCGGCTGGACGGGCGGAAGGCGATCGTTACCGGGGCCGATTCCGGGATTGGTGCGGCCACGGCCATTGCTTTCGCCCGGGAGGGGGCGGACGTTGTCCTTTCCTACCTGCCGGAGGAAGAAGAGGACGCAGCCCGCATCGCCGGCATCATCGAAGCGGCCGGCCGAAAGGCAGTCAAGGTCCCAGGCGATCTGAAGGACCCCGCCGCCTGCCAGGAGTTGGTGGACACTGCAGTGGCCGTGCTGGGCGGGGTGGACATCCTGGTCAACAACGCCGGAAAGCAGGTGGCGCAGGAGGACATCGCCCAGATCACGGACGAACAGTTCGACCACACCCAGAAGACGAATGTCTACGCAATGTTCCGGGTCACTAAGGCGGCGGTTCCGCACATGCCGGCCGGGTCCACCATCATCAACACCACCTCGATCCAGGCGTACAACCCGTCCCCCACGCTGCTGGACTACGCCACCACCAAGGCGAGCATCAACAACTTCACCAAGGGCCTGGCGCAGCAGCTTGCGCCCAAGGGCATCCGCGTGAACGCGGTGGCGCCCGGGCCCATCTGGACGCCGCTGCAGGTCAGCAGCGGCCAGCCAAAGGAGCAACTGCCGGAGTTCGGCCAGTCCACGCCCCTGGGCCGGGCGGGGCAGCCGGCCGAACTCGCCCCGGCCTACGTTTTCCTGGCCTCGGCGGAGTCCAGCTATGTCCTGGGCGAAACCCTGAACGTTAACGGCGGCAGCCCCACGCCGTAGTGCCAGGGAAGGTACATCCGACGGCGGTGCCTGGCGCAGGACGCGCGAGGCACCGCCGTCTGCATTAGCCTTCGTCCCGGCCGGCGAGCAGATCGTCGGTGGCGGGGTCGGGCTGGCCGTCGAAGAACCGGGCCAGGACGGTCTTGAAGACGGTTTCCCCGGGAGCTGCGCGCAGGAACAGCGTCATGGAGGAGTGCAGCTTCCGGGCGTCCACGCCACCAAAAATGTCCGTGGCGGCGCGGTCCGGATGGGTGGTGAGGACCTGGGCGCACTCGAGCAGCCGCGGACCCAGGACCGGGTGGTCCAGGTAGTCCCTGGCTTCTGCGAGGGAGCTGATGGCGTACCGGCGGGATGTCTCGCTGTGGCCGAGGCCCGCCAGCTGCGGAAAAACAAACCACATCCAGTGACCGGATTTGCTGCCCAATTGCAGTTCGGCCAGCGCCTGGTCATAAATTCCGCCGTTGTTCTGTGCGGCAACAAAGCGTTCCAGGTCATAGCGATCGTTCACGGATGTCTCCTTGGGGTGGGGCTTGGGCTGTGGGTTGCGGCTCGAGGAAGGCTGCTGCGTTGCGTAACTGCAGATCCGGGTCTGTCCGCCACCGGGCAAGGACAACGCTGGCCCGCTGGCGGTCACGGCCCGTGAGCCGGGCCAGGAACGGGGCCACCACGTCCGCAAGCAGCGGGTCAACCAGTTCCCGGGTTCCGGCGGACCGGAGGAACCCTTCGATCCGGGTCAGGTCCGAATGGCGCAGCAGTGCCACCTTGGTTTGCAGCAGCACGATGGCGGCGAGCCGCCGCTCGTAGACCGCGCGGGAGCCGGGCCGCGGTTGTCCCCAGAGCGCGGACGCCAGCTGCACCACGTCGTCGTGATCGAAGTCCTTGTACTTCCGCAGCGCGTCGCGGATGGTTCCACGGACGGCGCCAACAGAGGATCCGTAGGAGGTGAGCCCGCCGCCCAGCCTGCCTTCGACGTCGTCCGCCCGGTACCAGGCACCCTCATTCTGCAGGGTGCGGTCAACAAACCCGGCTGCTGCTGCCACAACCTCGGCGCTGCTCATCGTGTGCGCCCTGCGGACGCATGCCGAATGCAAAACGGCGTCCATGGGCGTGCCTCCAGCCGGCCTTCAGCGATAGCTTCGCCGCAGACGGCGCAGGTCCCGTAGGTGCCGTCGGCGATTCTGGCGAGGGCCGCGTCCACCTGGTCCAGTCCGGCGCTGCTTTGCTGCAGGAGTGCCGAGGCCTGGGAGAGTTCGAAGGCGATGGTGGAGCCTTCCGGATCGTGTTCGTCGTCCACATTGGAATCCTGGCGGGCGGAGTTTGCCGAGGCGATGTCCGCGCGGAGGGCCGGAAGCAGCACCACTTTCCGCGCCCGCTCCTCTTCGAGCAGGATCCGGAACCGTTCGAAGTCAGGCATGGGAAAAGCCTAGCGCGGGGTCAGTACCAGTTGTTGGCCAGCGAGTGGTTCCAGGCCCCGCAGGGAGAGCCGTAGCGGCCGCGGATGTAGCCCAGGCCCCATTCGATCTGCGTCCGGTAACTGGTGAGCCAGTCGCTGCCGGCGCTGGAGTATTTGCCAGGCGGAAGTGCCTGCGCGATGCCGTAGGCGCCTGAGTAGGGATTCGTGGCGGTGGTCAGCCAGTTTGATTCCCTGGTCCAGAGCTGGGCGAGGCAGAGGAACTGGTCCTGGCCCCAGCCGTACGCGCCCAGCCTGCGCAAGGCATAGCTTTTGGCGCCTGCCGGATCATTAACGGCACCACCCGGAACGGAGGGCACGACGACGGGCGGCGGGCTGGGTGCCGCGGGCAACCCAGGTGCGGGGGCAGGGTTAGCCGGGGCCGGGTTAACGGGCGCCGGGTTGCCGGGTACCGGATTGCCGGGTGCCGGATTGCCGGGTGCCGGATTGCCGGGTGCGGGATTTGCCGGCGCGGGGCCGGCGGGCGCTGGGCCAGCCGGCGGGCGGACGGCAGCTGCTGCGGCCGCCCTCGCTGCCGCTTCTGCCTGCTGCCGGGCCTGCTCCTCAGCAGCGGCGCGCTTGGCGGCCTGTGCGGCCTCATAAGCGGCCTGTGCTGCCTGGCCCTGCCGGTAGGCGCCCTCAACTGCCGCAGTCGTGCCCTTGAGGGAGGCCAGCTGGGCTGTCAACTCCTCGCTGTGCTGCCGGCTCTCCGCCACCTGGCGTGCCATGGCCTCCTGGGCGGAACGGGCGGCGCCGAGTTTGGCCTTGGCTTCAAGGGACAGCCGCTCGCGTTCGGCTTTGGCGGCGCTTTCCCGGGCAGCCAGGCTGGTGGCGATCCGGCCCGCGGATTCGGCCTTTGTTACCAGTCCTGCCGTTTTGTCCCCGACGATCTGCACCACATTGAGCCCTTGAATGCTGTTGGTCTGGATCGCATCCAGGGCAACGAAGAATCCCATGGTGGTGCCGCCCGTTTTGTAGGACTGGGCGGCGAGCGCCCCGAGCTCCTTCCGGTGCCGGGACAGGGCGGTGTTTGCCTGTGAGACCTGGGCGGTGAGGGCCTCCACCTTTGCGCTGGCAGCCTGCAGCGCAGAGTCTGTTTCGGCATAGTCGGCCGCCGACTGGACGGCTGCGGTACCCAGGGACTCGGATTTGGCCTGCAGGTCATCGAGGTGACTGCTGATCCTGCTGATTTCAGCGGCCTTGCCGGCCTCGGTCTGCTTTGCTTCCTGCACGTCTTCCCAGGAGGGGTAATCGCCGGTCGGGTCGCTGTCAGCCGCGCCCGCCGGTGCCAGCCCGAGTGCCGCGGCGAGGGCCACGACCAGAAGGGCCGCCGGCAGGGGCGACCGGGCTTTTGTAACGAACCGGGGCATAGTCCGGAAGCTTACCGGCTTCAACCTCTGGTTGAAGGCCAGCCTCCTGACATCGTTATGCAGCGGAGACCTGCGGGTTCCTCATAGCGGGCAGGACGGCGCACTTCAGACGTGCCGGCTGAACCAGGCGAGTGTGTCTTTCCAGGCGGCTGTGGCCTGGACCTCGTTGTACTGGTCACCGGTGTCATTGTGGAACGCGTGGCCCGCCCACACCAGGGTAGACAGTGAGCTGATGGACAACGCCGGTGGCAGCAAGAGCATCCTTGAGCGCCGGCATGGCACCCGTGATGCGCTGATCCAGCTCTGCATACACACCGAAGACCGCAGGCTTGATCCCCGGGACTTTGCCCAGGTCAGGGGCCGGCCCATAAAAAGCCGCGGTGGCTTTCAGGCCGTCCAGCTCGGTGGCTGCCTGCCAGGTGATGCCGCCACCGAAACAGTAACCGGTCATGGCAATTCGTTCACCGTCCACGAAGTCCTGGCCCCGGAGGTACTCCAGTGCCGCGTCAAAGTCGGCAATGTGCCGCTGGGCACCGGCCGAGGTGAGGGCACCGGGAACAGCATCGCGGTCCATGCCGGCAGTTCCGCCTTCCCGGCTCAGCAGGTCAAGGGCGAGGGCCACGTAGCCCTCCTTCGCGAAGCGCCGCGCCACGTCCTGGATGTGGGGTGTCAGTCCACGGTTCTCGTGGCAGATCAGCACTGCAGCACGGGGCCCGTTTGACTCGGGGCGGGCCAAGTAGGCGCTGACAGAGGTTCCACCGGACGGAAACCGGACAGTCGCCGTCGTCATTCCAGCAGCACCTTCGGGTACGGAAAGCGGGCTTTTCGCCCCGGGCACCGCACCGGAACCGGCCGTCCCGGAGGCAGTCGATACCGGGGGCTCGGCCGCAGGGATCGGGTCAGTGCTGCGCGGCACCTCACTCGGCGTGCAGCCAACCAGCAGCATCGCGGCCGCGGCAGCAGCCATACTGCCCGTAATGAAGGCCACCCGCCGGGTGAACGTCCGGTGGCTCAAGGCCCCGGCGCGGTAGTCGTCAAAAAATTCTTCGATCAGATACTGCTCATACTTGCCGAGCTGGGTCACAGGGCCTCCTCCAGGTGGGGTCATCCTCCTACCCGGTGCCCCTGTGGGCAAGATTCAGACGCCGGTTTCGGCATGGCTTTATTACTTTGTGACAAAGAACACCTGGGGGCGCCCGGCGTTTCTATCTTCTGAGGTCAACGGGGAGTGTAGGAAGAATCAAGTCGTTTGCTAAATACGAGAGAAGCACCTCGTATGTTATCCAAATGTGACAATCGGTCGCGTCGCGGGCTATGGTCTTCAGGTGTCCCTCCCAGACGGGACATTCCCGTCAGTATGCCGAGCCCTGCCACTGAACCGGGATTCAATCAGTTTCCAGCTGGCAGGGACGGGGGAACCACATTTCCGCGGCCTCCTGAGAGGCCTTGGGGTCAAGTCGATAGCGCCCTCCGTTCCGTTCGGAGCCGCTCCCGGCCGGGTATCTCCAACCCGAACCCGACAGCTCACCCCGCAGGCATGGGAGAGGCGATCAACCGTGTCAAAAAATTCCATCACCGCCCGTCACCGCGCGACTCCGGCCCGCTCAATCGCGCTCCAGGGCTTGGCTGTCTCAGCCAAGTCACTTGGCCGTCCGGCGCTCGCCGTAGCAGCAGCTTCCGGCATTGCCTTCGGTGTAGGCGCCCCGGCCCACGCAGGCGTAACCGGACCGGACACCACCGAGACCACTAACACCCAGGCTTCCACGGCGCCCGCCGCTGCCGTGGCTGCCCCCGCGGCAGCTGCCGCCAACGTGCACACCGTGGTTTCGGGCGACACCCTGGGCGGCATCTCGGCTGCCTACGGCGTCAACCTCAATGACGTTCTGTCCGCCAACGGCCTGGCGATCTCCGCGATCATCTACCCCGGCGACCAGATCCAGATCCCGGGCGCCGGGTACGTTGCAGCTGCTCCGGCCGCCGCTCCGGCTCCAGCCGCTGCTCCTGCTCCCGTCAAGGCAGCCGTTGCCGCGGCTCCGGCCAACACCGGAGTGAACGTGTCCTACGCTTCAGCTCCGGCTGCGACCGGCTCGGGCGCCGGCGCTGCCATCCTGGCCTCGGCCTACGGCCAGGTCGGCATCCAGCAGGACTGCACCGCCATGGTGGAGAAGGCCCTGCGTTCCGTGGGTAAGAGTGTTGGCGACCTGGCTCCCGGCCAGTTCTTCCAGTACGGCTCCGTTGTGGGTGCCCCCGCTGCCGGTGACCTGGTGATCACCGCCGGCCACGTCGGTGTGTACGCCGGCAACGGCCAGGTTGTGAGCGGTGGCGTGGACGGTTTCAAGACTGAGGTCCACTCCATCAGCTGGCTCCCGGGCGCTTCCTTCGTCCGCGTAGCGTAGCCACACCACCCGGACAGGGGCGGCAGGCGGGTTTCTCCCCGCCTGCCGCCCCTGTTTCGTTTTCAACTCAGCTCAGGTGCCGCAGAAGGTCTGGTAGCTGCCGAAGTCCTCGGGTGCTCCCCCGGCATAGCGCTCCAGCCCCGGGCGCTCCTGGTACGGCATGCGGACGACGTCCACGAGCCGGTTAAATGGGCCGAGGTTGCCCTCTGTTGCTGCGGCGAGTGCCTCCTCCACGAGGTGGTTGCGCGCAATGTAGGCGGGGTTTACCCGGTCCATCACGCCGGCGTCGGGTTGCAGGGCCAGCCACCGTTCGGCCCAGGCATCGAAAGCGGCGAGGTCCAGGACCATGCCTCGGGCCGGCCGCTGGTTTCCCCGCGCTGCCTGGCCGAGGTTCCGGAAGAACGAGGTGTAGTCCAACGGCCCGTCCTTGAGAATGGCGATCACGCCGTCCACCACCTGCGAGGCTTCTTCTGCCTCCGGACTCCCGGCGGCGCTCTCCTTCAAACCCAGTTTGGTTTTCATGCCCGCGAACCAGGCATCACTGTATTGGCGGCGGAACGCGCCCAGTGCCTCCACAGCGGGGGCTACCGCCTGTTCCTGGTCTTCGTTGATGAGCGGCAGCATTGCCTCGGCAAGGCGGGCGAGGTTCCATTCGGCCACCACCGGCTGGTTGGCGTAGGCGTAGCGCCCCCCGACGTCGATGGAGCTGTAGACCGCCGCGGGGTTGAAGGCGTCCATAAACGCGCAGGGCCCGTAATCGATGGTTTCCCCGGAGATGGTCACGTTGTCCGTGTTCATGACGCCATGGACGAAGCCCACCAGCATCCACTGCGCCACCAGTGACGCCTGGGCTGCTACCACCGCTTCGAAGAGGGCGAGGTAGGGGTTGCCGGCCCGGGCAGCGGCGGGGTGGTGCCGGGTAATGGCGTGGTCTGCGAGGCGCCGCAGGAGGTCCATGTTCTCCGTGGCCCGGGCGTACTGAAAGCTTCCAACCCGCAGATGGCTGCTGGCCACCCTTGCCAGGACTGCTCCAGGAAGCATGGTGTCGCGGCGGACCAGGCGGCCGGTGGCCGTAACGGCCAGGGACCTGGTGGTGGGGATGCCCAGGGCGTGCATCGCCTCGCTCACCACGTACTCCCGGAGCATGGGCCCGACGACGGCGCGTCCGTCCCCTGCCCGGGCGAAGGGCGTGCGGCCGGAACCTTTCAGGTGCACGTCCCGCACACGCCCGCGCACGTCCGTCACCTCTCCGAGGAGAAGCGCGCGGCCGTCCCCGAGGAGGGGCGAGTAGCCGCCAAACTGATGGCCGGCATAGGCCTGGGCCACGGGCGTCGCCCCCGCCGGAATATGGTTGCCCAAGAGGAGCCGGACCCCCTCCGGCGACTGGAGGTATTCCGGATCCAGCCCGAGTTCACCCGCCAGTTCCTCGTTCAGGACAAGGAGCTTGGGATCCGGTGCTTCCTCCGCCTGCCAGGGAACAGCCAGCTCAGACAATTCCCGGGCAAACTGCCCGTCAAAGGTGACTGTTGTTTCAGCAGCAGCTGTCATTGTTCAAGCCCTCCCTCGTGGTTTGTTTTCCGCTCGGTCAGCCATGTGATGAACCACCCTCTCGTTCACTCTCTACCCCGCGGTGGGGTTTTGCAACGAGTCCCCGGCCGTTCACCCCGCCCTGCATTGCTGGCTCCTGCCAGCGGCGGCGTTCCGGAAGAGGCACCCGTTGCAGGTCATGCACCGCTACCACCGTTACCCGTGCTGCGCGGGCGCCGGCCTGGGCAGCCAGCGGCGTGACGTCGTCGTACCTTGACGAAAAGTGCGTCAGTACAAGGGTGTTGGCGCCGGCGCCGCCGGCCAGTTCCCCGGCCTGCCCCGCGGTGAGGTGGCGGTACTGGCCGGCGAGCGCCACGTCATCGTCGCTGAAGGTTGACTCCGCGACGAGGAGGTCGACGCCGTCGGCCAGGTTCTCTGCCCCCTCGCAGGGCGCGGTGTCCATCACAAAGGCGAAGCGCTGGCCCCGCCGGGGCATGCTGACGTCATCGAGGCGGACGCCGGCAACGATGCCATCACGCTGCAGCCGCCCGACGTCGGGGCCTTGGATACCCGCTGCCGCCAGCCGCTCCGGCAGCAAGGTGCGGCCATCCGATTCGGCGAGCCGGTAGCCGTAGGTTTCAATGCGGTGCTTCAGCGGCCGGACCTCCAGGCCTTCGGCCACTGTTCCGCTTCCGCCGTGAGGGCGGAGCCGCAGGTCGATGCCGGGCGAGCTGATGGACACAAGGGCGCGGACCACGTCCTCGCCTGAAGCGGGGTAGTGGAGATGCACCGGGTGCGCCACGCCGTCCAGTGCCATGCGGGACAGCACGCCCGGCAGCCCGTAGCAGTGGTCACCGTGGACGTGGGTAAGGCAGATGCGGGTGATGGAAGTGGCTGAGACGCCGGCGTGGATCATCTGGCGCTGTGTTCCCTCGCCGGGATCGAAGAGCAGCCCTTCGCCGTCCCAGCGCAGCAGATACCCATTGTGGTTGCGGGTCCGGGTGGGGACCTGGGATGCAGTGCCCAGGACAACGAGTTCACGCATGGTGGTGGGGGGACCAAGGAAGCAGGTTCCGGGAAAGCCCCGGGACCTGCTTCCTTGGTTCGCGCTGATGGCTCAGTGCCGCCTGAGCATTCCCATGATTCGATGGGCCATGCCGCCGGGCCTTGCGCCCGTGGCGCCGGTGGTGTTCGGCGTCCGGCCAGTAGTGTTCATTCCGCGGCCCCGGACTGTACCGCCGGTTCCGTTCCTGCCTGAAACCCGTCCAGCGGCATTCCTGATCATGCTTCCCAAGTTCATGTGAAACTCCTTCAACCTTGATCCTGCCAACCGACATTCATCAGTCTGCTTATTATTTTAGCCCCGGTCCTAACGGTCCAGGTCGTCGGGCTCAAACTCGCTGAGCGGGGATCCGCCGAAGTTTTCCTGGTCATCGCTGGCGTCGGCTTCAAGGCCGGTCGGCTCTTCGCCGAAGTCCACGTCCGCCACCGCCTCGCCAAGGGTCGGCGTAGTGGCCGGCACCTGCTCATTGCCGGCGCCGTCGCGGGTGGCCTTCATGTCATCACGCAGGGTTTGGTCGCTGAGGAAGTCCTCCTCCTCGCCGGAGACCTCATCCTGGAGGAGCGGATCCTCCTGCCAGCGGTCCGGATTGTTCTCCGCCGCTCCCGGATAGCTGTCGGGTTGACCGGTGGTGACCGGGTCGAGCTCCAGGGAGGAAGCCGCGCCGGGGGTTTCGTCCAGAAGCACGTCGTTTTCCTCGACAACCTCAAGCTCGTCGTCAGGCAAGTTCTGTTCCGTCATGATGCTGCCTTTCTCGTGACCGGCTTTGCCAACAATAGTAAGCATACTGACGAATGGGGTGCCGTGTGAACCGCTCTCCTGGTTCAGTGCAGGAGCCACGAACTGTCTTGCGGACGTTCGGGCTTCCGGCGCAGTTTACGGATCAGGACAATAAACGGCCAGGCCAGCAGTTGCAGCAGGCCCGCAGCCAGCAACAGCCCCACCATCAGAAGAAGAACCGGCGAGTACAGGAGGAAAACTCCGATGGAAGCTGCGACGTATCCGCCGGCGAGCGCCAGAACTGTTCCCGGATCCACGAAACTCAACACCTCATGTGCAACAGTGGCCGCATAGTCCTAGCGGTGGTTTAAGCGTACTCCCCGGCGCACGGGCGGGGAAGAATCGGGGCGGGACGGGCCCCGCCGGAACCGTGACCTTTGGCCCTACAACTCCTGCGGGCATGGTCCCAGTCTTAGTGTGACCGTGCCCCCCCATAACAGCAGGACTACTGGCCATGACAACTCGTAAGCCGATCGCGGTCGGCACCAATGGTTCGGCACAGAGCCAGGCAGCGGAGCTCTGGGCTGCACGCCGTGCCCAACGCGCCGGCCTGCCGCTGCTGATCGTACACGTGGTGGATGACCGGTGGGTGGCCGAACCGTACCCGTTTATTGGGGTGCTCGAGGAGGCGGGTGGCAAGCTCCTGGAGTCTGCCGCCGTTCGGGTGCGTGACGCCTTGCCGATAAGTGTGACCACCCAACTCCTGACAGGAAGCATTGGAGGCGCGCTGGCGAAATTTTCCAGCGAGGCGGCAATGCTGGTGGTCGGCTCGGGAGGGTTCCATCTCGGCGGAACCCTGGCCGACCGCGCGCTTCAGGTGGCCGCCTCGTCCAAGGTACCCGTGGCTGTGGTGGGAACACAGAATCTTGAGGGCCGGTCCGGAGTGGTAGTCGGCGTCGACGGCTCCGCGGAAGCAACGCAGGCGGTCACCTTCGCCGCGGCCGAAGCTGACCGGGACGGGCAGGAGCTGACTGTCCTTTATGCCATCAACGCTCCGGATCCTGTAGTTGACGCCGGAGTCACGCCCGTCAGCCTGGCTGGGTTCATGGTGGAAGAGGAACGCGTGGTTCTTTCCGAAACAGTGGCCGGGCTGAGGGAGAACTATCCGGACCTGGTGGTCCACCAGGTCCTTACACCTGACCGGGGAGCGGTGGAATCGCTGGTTGAGGCCGCCGCAGCAGCGACGCTGCTCGTTGTGGGAAGCCGCGGCAGGGGCGGCATCGAGCGGCTCCTGCTCGGGTCCACCGCGCATGGAGTACTCAAGCACCTCCCCTGCCCCACCGTCATTACCCGTATCCAGCCACACAACAACTAAAACCAGGGCAGGTTCCGCGGCCTTTCGCTTCTCCGTTGAGGTCTGCCCCTATTCCTCCATCACAGGTTGGCATCATGAAAAAGACCGGTTCAGTAGTAATGCTCATTCTTGGGATCCTCCTATCACTCCTCGGCCTTGCGGCTGTTGCTGGAGGCGCCGTGGCCTCAGTCGTGGGATCGGCGCAGGCAGACGGATACCTCAACTCAGGCACCGCGCGCCTTTCCGTAGGGTCCCTCGCCCTGACCTCGCCCCGGCTTGACGCGATGGGCGAGGGCGCTCCCGCCCGCCTGCCCTTCGATGTCGGAACGCTTCGGCTGCGCGCCACCGCAGT from Pseudarthrobacter siccitolerans encodes:
- a CDS encoding DUF1918 domain-containing protein; amino-acid sequence: MEAAQGDRIIVHGRNVGSTDRHGVILEVRGQGGTPPYLVRFDDGHETVMYPGGDFAVEHHNGH
- a CDS encoding metallophosphoesterase family protein, encoding MPLNILLLADTHVPKRAKTLPAQVWAAVENADVVFHAGDWVTAGLLDEFEQRSRSVVGVYGNNDGPELRARLPETAAVTLEDVRFAMVHETGQAKGREARCEQLYPDADVLVFGHSHIPWDSLSPRGLRLLNPGSPTDRRRQPVCTYMTAVVDAGALIEVRLVEVHRDD
- a CDS encoding glucose 1-dehydrogenase, whose amino-acid sequence is MTDQYTFRNPVTAYEKISPPEQHQPEPGLDAELSPKADLGEDTYRGTGRLDGRKAIVTGADSGIGAATAIAFAREGADVVLSYLPEEEEDAARIAGIIEAAGRKAVKVPGDLKDPAACQELVDTAVAVLGGVDILVNNAGKQVAQEDIAQITDEQFDHTQKTNVYAMFRVTKAAVPHMPAGSTIINTTSIQAYNPSPTLLDYATTKASINNFTKGLAQQLAPKGIRVNAVAPGPIWTPLQVSSGQPKEQLPEFGQSTPLGRAGQPAELAPAYVFLASAESSYVLGETLNVNGGSPTP
- a CDS encoding DUF1810 domain-containing protein, whose protein sequence is MNDRYDLERFVAAQNNGGIYDQALAELQLGSKSGHWMWFVFPQLAGLGHSETSRRYAISSLAEARDYLDHPVLGPRLLECAQVLTTHPDRAATDIFGGVDARKLHSSMTLFLRAAPGETVFKTVLARFFDGQPDPATDDLLAGRDEG
- a CDS encoding DNA alkylation repair protein, encoding MSSAEVVAAAAGFVDRTLQNEGAWYRADDVEGRLGGGLTSYGSSVGAVRGTIRDALRKYKDFDHDDVVQLASALWGQPRPGSRAVYERRLAAIVLLQTKVALLRHSDLTRIEGFLRSAGTRELVDPLLADVVAPFLARLTGRDRQRASVVLARWRTDPDLQLRNAAAFLEPQPTAQAPPQGDIRERSL
- a CDS encoding TraR/DksA family transcriptional regulator; this encodes MPDFERFRILLEEERARKVVLLPALRADIASANSARQDSNVDDEHDPEGSTIAFELSQASALLQQSSAGLDQVDAALARIADGTYGTCAVCGEAIAEGRLEARPWTPFCIRHASAGRTR
- a CDS encoding coiled-coil domain-containing protein → MPRFVTKARSPLPAALLVVALAAALGLAPAGAADSDPTGDYPSWEDVQEAKQTEAGKAAEISRISSHLDDLQAKSESLGTAAVQSAADYAETDSALQAASAKVEALTAQVSQANTALSRHRKELGALAAQSYKTGGTTMGFFVALDAIQTNSIQGLNVVQIVGDKTAGLVTKAESAGRIATSLAARESAAKAERERLSLEAKAKLGAARSAQEAMARQVAESRQHSEELTAQLASLKGTTAAVEGAYRQGQAAQAAYEAAQAAKRAAAEEQARQQAEAAARAAAAAAVRPPAGPAPAGPAPANPAPGNPAPGNPAPGNPVPGNPAPVNPAPANPAPAPGLPAAPSPPPVVVPSVPGGAVNDPAGAKSYALRRLGAYGWGQDQFLCLAQLWTRESNWLTTATNPYSGAYGIAQALPPGKYSSAGSDWLTSYRTQIEWGLGYIRGRYGSPCGAWNHSLANNWY
- a CDS encoding dienelactone hydrolase family protein, coding for MTQLGKYEQYLIEEFFDDYRAGALSHRTFTRRVAFITGSMAAAAAAMLLVGCTPSEVPRSTDPIPAAEPPVSTASGTAGSGAVPGAKSPLSVPEGAAGMTTATVRFPSGGTSVSAYLARPESNGPRAAVLICHENRGLTPHIQDVARRFAKEGYVALALDLLSREGGTAGMDRDAVPGALTSAGAQRHIADFDAALEYLRGQDFVDGERIAMTGYCFGGGITWQAATELDGLKATAAFYGPAPDLGKVPGIKPAVFGVYAELDQRITGAMPALKDALAATGVVHQLTVYPGVGGPRVPQ
- a CDS encoding C40 family peptidase, with the translated sequence MSKNSITARHRATPARSIALQGLAVSAKSLGRPALAVAAASGIAFGVGAPAHAGVTGPDTTETTNTQASTAPAAAVAAPAAAAANVHTVVSGDTLGGISAAYGVNLNDVLSANGLAISAIIYPGDQIQIPGAGYVAAAPAAAPAPAAAPAPVKAAVAAAPANTGVNVSYASAPAATGSGAGAAILASAYGQVGIQQDCTAMVEKALRSVGKSVGDLAPGQFFQYGSVVGAPAAGDLVITAGHVGVYAGNGQVVSGGVDGFKTEVHSISWLPGASFVRVA
- a CDS encoding protein adenylyltransferase SelO, which gives rise to MTAAAETTVTFDGQFARELSELAVPWQAEEAPDPKLLVLNEELAGELGLDPEYLQSPEGVRLLLGNHIPAGATPVAQAYAGHQFGGYSPLLGDGRALLLGEVTDVRGRVRDVHLKGSGRTPFARAGDGRAVVGPMLREYVVSEAMHALGIPTTRSLAVTATGRLVRRDTMLPGAVLARVASSHLRVGSFQYARATENMDLLRRLADHAITRHHPAAARAGNPYLALFEAVVAAQASLVAQWMLVGFVHGVMNTDNVTISGETIDYGPCAFMDAFNPAAVYSSIDVGGRYAYANQPVVAEWNLARLAEAMLPLINEDQEQAVAPAVEALGAFRRQYSDAWFAGMKTKLGLKESAAGSPEAEEASQVVDGVIAILKDGPLDYTSFFRNLGQAARGNQRPARGMVLDLAAFDAWAERWLALQPDAGVMDRVNPAYIARNHLVEEALAAATEGNLGPFNRLVDVVRMPYQERPGLERYAGGAPEDFGSYQTFCGT
- a CDS encoding ribonuclease Z; translated protein: MRELVVLGTASQVPTRTRNHNGYLLRWDGEGLLFDPGEGTQRQMIHAGVSATSITRICLTHVHGDHCYGLPGVLSRMALDGVAHPVHLHYPASGEDVVRALVSISSPGIDLRLRPHGGSGTVAEGLEVRPLKHRIETYGYRLAESDGRTLLPERLAAAGIQGPDVGRLQRDGIVAGVRLDDVSMPRRGQRFAFVMDTAPCEGAENLADGVDLLVAESTFSDDDVALAGQYRHLTAGQAGELAGGAGANTLVLTHFSSRYDDVTPLAAQAGARAARVTVVAVHDLQRVPLPERRRWQEPAMQGGVNGRGLVAKPHRGVESEREGGSSHG
- a CDS encoding universal stress protein is translated as MTTRKPIAVGTNGSAQSQAAELWAARRAQRAGLPLLIVHVVDDRWVAEPYPFIGVLEEAGGKLLESAAVRVRDALPISVTTQLLTGSIGGALAKFSSEAAMLVVGSGGFHLGGTLADRALQVAASSKVPVAVVGTQNLEGRSGVVVGVDGSAEATQAVTFAAAEADRDGQELTVLYAINAPDPVVDAGVTPVSLAGFMVEEERVVLSETVAGLRENYPDLVVHQVLTPDRGAVESLVEAAAAATLLVVGSRGRGGIERLLLGSTAHGVLKHLPCPTVITRIQPHNN